One Bacillus sp. 1780r2a1 DNA segment encodes these proteins:
- a CDS encoding Na+/H+ antiporter subunit E yields the protein MSFQLLLNVVIAVTWMFLRGIWTGPSFLIGFFWGAVMLFVLRRFFPQRFYLEKIFAVIKLLLIFLVELFKANIAVIQDVLRPKLNIKPAIFAMPTKLEKDWEITTLSLLITLTPGTVVIDVSDDNSTLYIHAMNVDDIDEVIKDIQHSFEKAIMEVSR from the coding sequence ATGTCATTTCAACTATTATTAAACGTAGTAATTGCCGTTACATGGATGTTTTTAAGAGGTATTTGGACAGGGCCTTCTTTCCTTATTGGTTTCTTTTGGGGAGCAGTTATGCTGTTTGTCCTTCGAAGATTTTTCCCGCAAAGGTTTTATCTAGAGAAAATATTTGCGGTTATTAAGCTGCTTCTTATCTTTCTCGTCGAGCTATTTAAAGCAAATATTGCGGTTATTCAAGACGTGTTGCGTCCGAAATTAAATATAAAGCCGGCAATCTTTGCCATGCCAACGAAGCTTGAAAAAGATTGGGAGATTACCACTCTCTCACTACTGATTACCTTAACGCCTGGAACAGTAGTAATTGATGTTTCAGACGATAACTCCACGCTCTATATTCATGCGATGAACGTGGATGACATTGATGAGGTAATTAAGGATATTCAACATTCATTTGAAAAAGCTATTATGGAGGTGAGCCGCTAA
- a CDS encoding Na(+)/H(+) antiporter subunit F1 → MLEMLLNLSLLLISISTIGFVYRIVKGPTTGDRAMALDAIGINIIAVTAILSIMLRTTSFVEVILLIGIIAFVGTVAFGKFLEKGAIIEYDRDQ, encoded by the coding sequence ATGCTAGAAATGTTGCTAAATCTATCGCTTCTTTTAATTTCAATTTCAACGATTGGTTTTGTATACCGCATCGTTAAAGGCCCTACAACGGGTGACCGCGCTATGGCTTTAGATGCAATTGGTATTAACATTATAGCCGTTACGGCCATCTTATCTATTATGCTACGTACAACATCATTTGTAGAAGTAATTCTTTTAATCGGAATTATCGCTTTTGTTGGTACTGTTGCATTTGGTAAGTTTTTAGAAAAAGGAGCGATTATTGAATATGACCGCGATCAGTGA
- the mnhG gene encoding monovalent cation/H(+) antiporter subunit G, translated as MTAISDLIIGIIILMGALLTVVTMIGLIRLPDTYTRSHAASKSATLGVLLILVGCLLFFWIKDGSINGQLLLGIVFVFITSPVAGHLLGRAAYYSGSPVWKGTVRDDLKDKQKKRSMSE; from the coding sequence ATGACCGCGATCAGTGATTTAATTATCGGTATTATTATTCTAATGGGCGCTCTGTTGACTGTTGTTACAATGATTGGCCTCATTAGGCTACCTGACACCTATACACGAAGCCACGCGGCTTCTAAAAGCGCTACGCTTGGTGTACTGCTTATCCTGGTAGGGTGTTTACTATTTTTCTGGATTAAGGACGGTTCTATTAACGGACAGCTATTATTAGGTATTGTTTTTGTATTTATTACATCGCCAGTTGCCGGACATCTATTAGGAAGAGCTGCTTATTACAGTGGATCTCCAGTTTGGAAAGGTACTGTTCGAGACGACCTAAAAGACAAGCAAAAAAAACGAAGCATGTCTGAATAA
- a CDS encoding iron-containing alcohol dehydrogenase, with product MKNFTFYNPTKLIFGKGQLEQLKTEAARFGKKILVVYGGGSIKRNGLYDQVMNELKEINAEVYELAGVEPNPRLTTVKRGISLCKEHDIEFLLAVGGGSVIDCTKAIAAGAKYDGDVWDIINRDAVAKEALPFGTVLTLAATGSEMNAGSVITNWETNEKYGWGSPATYPQFSILDPVNTFTVPQNQTVYGMVDMMSHVFEQYFHDATNTPLQDRMCEGVLRTVIETGPKLINDLENYELRETILYNGTIALNGMLQMGHQGDWASHNIEHAVSAVYDIPHAGGLAILFPNWMKHVMDENVERFKQMAVRVFDVDTEGKTDKEVALEGVDKLREFWSSLGAPTRLADYEIGEDKLDLMADRAMAKGEFGRFKKLNRDDVMAILRASL from the coding sequence ATGAAAAATTTCACTTTTTACAACCCAACAAAATTAATTTTTGGTAAAGGTCAATTAGAACAATTAAAAACAGAAGCAGCTCGCTTCGGTAAAAAAATATTAGTCGTATACGGTGGCGGAAGCATTAAGCGAAACGGTTTATATGACCAAGTAATGAATGAATTAAAAGAAATTAATGCAGAAGTATATGAATTAGCAGGTGTTGAACCTAACCCTCGTTTAACAACTGTAAAACGCGGAATTTCACTTTGCAAAGAACATGATATCGAGTTTTTATTAGCAGTAGGCGGAGGAAGCGTAATCGATTGCACTAAAGCGATTGCGGCTGGAGCAAAATATGATGGCGATGTGTGGGATATTATTAATCGTGATGCTGTAGCAAAAGAGGCTCTTCCTTTTGGAACAGTTTTAACTCTAGCAGCAACAGGGTCAGAAATGAATGCCGGTTCTGTTATTACAAACTGGGAAACAAATGAAAAATACGGATGGGGCAGCCCTGCTACATACCCGCAGTTTTCTATTTTAGATCCTGTTAACACATTTACAGTACCACAAAATCAAACTGTTTACGGTATGGTTGATATGATGAGTCACGTGTTTGAACAGTATTTTCACGATGCAACAAATACACCGCTTCAAGATCGTATGTGTGAAGGGGTTCTACGCACTGTCATTGAAACAGGTCCAAAATTAATAAATGATCTTGAAAATTATGAACTTCGTGAAACCATTTTATATAACGGTACAATCGCTTTAAATGGCATGTTACAAATGGGGCACCAAGGTGACTGGGCAAGTCATAACATCGAGCATGCAGTATCGGCTGTATATGATATCCCTCATGCAGGTGGTTTGGCTATCTTATTTCCAAATTGGATGAAGCATGTGATGGATGAAAATGTAGAACGCTTTAAGCAAATGGCTGTACGCGTATTCGACGTTGATACAGAAGGTAAAACAGATAAAGAAGTCGCTCTAGAAGGTGTTGATAAGCTTCGTGAATTCTGGTCAAGCTTAGGTGCTCCAACGCGCTTAGCTGATTATGAAATCGGTGAAGATAAATTAGACCTTATGGCTGATCGTGCAATGGCGAAAGGTGAATTTGGTCGCTTTAAAAAGCTAAATCGCGATGATGTAATGGCAATCTTACGCGCTTCTTTATAA
- a CDS encoding DUF378 domain-containing protein → MSGVQRFALVLTIIGAINWGLIGFFQFDLVAAIFGGQSAALSRIVYGLVGIAGLINLGLLFKPSAEVERTEPRTTH, encoded by the coding sequence ATGAGTGGTGTTCAACGATTTGCGTTAGTATTAACGATTATTGGGGCAATTAACTGGGGACTTATTGGATTTTTTCAATTCGATTTAGTAGCTGCCATTTTCGGTGGACAATCAGCTGCCCTTTCTCGCATTGTATACGGATTAGTAGGAATAGCTGGTTTAATTAACCTAGGCTTATTATTTAAACCATCTGCGGAAGTAGAGCGTACTGAACCAAGAACAACTCACTAA
- the yugI gene encoding S1 domain-containing post-transcriptional regulator GSP13 has protein sequence MSKFEIGTVTKGKVTGIQPYGAFVALDEETQGLVHISEVKHGFVKDINEHLSVGDEVNVKVLSVDEATGKIGLSIRATEPAPEKTEAAPKKQVAKKRQATVQHTESTQGFNTLKEKLEEWIEQSNREDLIKK, from the coding sequence ATGTCAAAATTTGAAATCGGTACTGTTACAAAAGGAAAAGTAACGGGCATTCAACCATACGGTGCATTTGTTGCATTAGATGAAGAAACACAAGGTCTAGTTCATATCTCAGAAGTTAAACATGGCTTCGTAAAAGATATCAACGAGCACCTATCAGTTGGAGACGAAGTAAACGTGAAAGTTTTATCAGTAGATGAAGCAACTGGCAAAATTGGTTTATCAATTCGTGCTACAGAGCCTGCTCCAGAAAAAACAGAAGCAGCGCCTAAAAAGCAAGTAGCTAAAAAGCGTCAAGCAACTGTACAACACACTGAGTCTACTCAAGGATTCAACACATTAAAAGAAAAATTAGAAGAGTGGATTGAGCAATCAAACCGCGAAGATCTAATTAAAAAATAA
- a CDS encoding aminotransferase has protein sequence MKERLSNTVQELQPSGIRRFFDLAASMDNVISLGVGEPDFVTSWSVREASILSLERGYTSYTANAGLLELRQELMNYMKKQFGVSYDYQNEILVTVGGSQALDVAMRAIINPGDEIIVVEPNFVSYSPLITLAGGVPVPVETTADTEFKLQPEQIEAVITKKTKALLLCSPNNPTGSSLTKKELEAIADIVIKHDLLVITDEIYAELTYDEPFTSIASISEMRDRTIIVSGFSKGFAMTGWRLGYICAPVDLLQAMLKIHQYTMMCAPTMAQYGAIEALKNGSQDVEEMRKSYRRRRNYMVKSLNEIQLSCHTPGGAFYVFPSIKKTGLTSEQFAEQLLLEERVAVVPGSVFGLGGEGHVRCSYASSMESLEEAIKRIGRFMQNKL, from the coding sequence ATGAAAGAACGCTTGTCTAATACAGTACAAGAATTACAACCATCAGGAATTAGACGTTTCTTTGATTTAGCAGCTAGTATGGATAACGTTATCTCCCTTGGTGTTGGAGAACCAGATTTTGTTACATCTTGGTCTGTGCGTGAAGCCAGTATCTTATCCCTTGAAAGAGGCTATACATCCTATACAGCGAACGCAGGCTTGCTTGAGCTTCGTCAAGAATTAATGAACTATATGAAGAAGCAGTTTGGTGTTTCTTATGATTATCAAAATGAGATATTAGTTACAGTTGGAGGTAGCCAAGCATTAGATGTGGCAATGCGTGCTATTATTAATCCTGGGGATGAGATTATTGTGGTAGAGCCAAACTTTGTCTCATATAGTCCGCTTATAACTTTAGCTGGAGGAGTTCCAGTTCCTGTTGAAACAACAGCCGACACGGAATTTAAACTACAGCCAGAACAAATTGAAGCAGTTATTACCAAGAAGACAAAAGCACTGTTGCTTTGTTCTCCCAATAATCCAACAGGTAGTTCATTAACAAAGAAAGAGCTTGAAGCCATTGCTGATATTGTCATAAAACATGATTTGCTGGTGATTACAGATGAAATCTATGCAGAGTTAACCTATGATGAACCATTTACATCGATTGCTTCAATTAGTGAAATGAGAGATAGAACAATTATTGTCTCGGGTTTTTCCAAAGGTTTTGCAATGACAGGTTGGAGATTGGGGTATATTTGTGCCCCGGTAGACTTGTTACAAGCCATGTTGAAAATTCATCAATACACTATGATGTGTGCACCAACAATGGCCCAATACGGGGCAATTGAAGCATTGAAAAACGGGTCACAAGATGTAGAAGAAATGAGAAAAAGTTACAGACGAAGACGAAATTATATGGTCAAATCATTAAATGAAATTCAGCTTTCGTGCCATACACCAGGGGGAGCTTTTTATGTGTTCCCATCCATTAAAAAAACAGGCTTAACTTCTGAACAATTTGCTGAACAGCTTCTCTTAGAAGAGAGGGTGGCAGTCGTGCCTGGTAGCGTTTTTGGATTAGGAGGAGAGGGGCACGTACGCTGTTCTTATGCTTCTTCTATGGAATCTTTAGAAGAAGCTATAAAACGTATTGGCCGTTTCATGCAAAATAAGTTATAA
- a CDS encoding Lrp/AsnC family transcriptional regulator: MFLDEKELEILEILEKNSRISIDTIAKMVDLPLDEATLIVKKLEREKVIVQYSTDINWRRVDGHEGVTAMIDVKVAPKRGVGFDEIAERIYRFQEVKSVYLMSGAYDLSVIIEGKSMSEVAFFVSEKLSTLDSVLSTTTHFILKKYKHDGTIYEQGDEDRRIVVSP; the protein is encoded by the coding sequence ATGTTTTTAGATGAAAAAGAATTAGAAATACTTGAGATCTTAGAAAAAAATAGTCGAATCTCAATAGATACAATTGCTAAAATGGTTGACTTACCCCTAGATGAAGCGACGCTTATTGTGAAAAAGTTAGAGCGTGAAAAAGTAATTGTTCAGTATTCTACTGATATCAACTGGCGTCGAGTGGATGGACATGAAGGCGTAACGGCTATGATTGACGTGAAGGTTGCTCCTAAAAGAGGTGTCGGATTTGATGAGATTGCTGAACGAATTTATCGATTTCAAGAAGTTAAATCTGTTTATTTGATGTCTGGAGCTTATGATTTATCTGTTATTATCGAAGGGAAATCAATGTCTGAAGTAGCATTCTTTGTTTCAGAAAAGCTGTCAACATTAGATTCCGTATTGTCCACAACGACGCATTTTATTTTGAAAAAGTACAAACACGACGGAACGATTTATGAACAAGGTGATGAAGACCGTAGAATCGTGGTGTCTCCGTAA
- a CDS encoding alpha/beta hydrolase, which yields MIQIETAHYRSFNNVHVYYELHHFDPKKPTIVFIHGFLSSSFSFRRLIPLLKQKFSIVAIDLPPFGRSEKSLTFHYSYENLAKTVLEVIEHLKLEQVILSGHSMGGQICLNIAKLQPQYVSKLVLLCSSAYLGRLHSGLVMSSHLPFFYLWVKTWLARKGVKANLQNVVFNHDLIDEEMIEGYTAPFLDDRIFMSLSKMIRDREGDLTEKDLRAIDKPSLLIWGEEDRVVPLHLGKKLQQDLPSSTFISLKDTGHLLPEECPDDIRNYMMDFLTS from the coding sequence ATGATTCAAATAGAGACTGCACACTATCGTTCTTTTAACAATGTACACGTATATTATGAATTACATCATTTTGATCCTAAAAAGCCAACAATTGTATTCATACACGGATTTCTATCATCTAGCTTTAGCTTTAGAAGACTCATTCCATTATTGAAACAGAAATTCTCAATTGTTGCAATAGACTTACCACCATTTGGACGAAGTGAAAAATCATTAACCTTTCATTATTCTTATGAAAATTTAGCAAAAACTGTTTTAGAAGTTATCGAACATTTGAAGTTAGAACAAGTCATTTTATCTGGTCACTCAATGGGTGGTCAAATTTGCCTGAATATCGCAAAGTTGCAGCCCCAATACGTATCTAAGCTAGTTTTACTTTGTAGCTCCGCTTACCTAGGACGATTGCATTCTGGCCTCGTCATGTCGTCACATTTACCTTTTTTCTATCTGTGGGTCAAGACTTGGCTAGCTCGTAAAGGTGTTAAAGCTAACCTTCAGAATGTCGTATTTAATCACGATCTCATTGATGAAGAAATGATTGAAGGCTATACTGCTCCTTTTTTAGATGATCGTATCTTCATGTCATTATCAAAGATGATTCGTGATCGTGAAGGAGACCTAACAGAAAAAGACCTGAGAGCAATTGATAAGCCAAGTTTATTAATATGGGGAGAAGAAGACAGAGTTGTTCCTCTTCATTTAGGAAAAAAGCTTCAACAAGATTTGCCAAGCTCTACTTTTATTTCATTAAAAGACACTGGGCATCTGTTACCAGAAGAATGCCCGGACGATATTCGAAATTATATGATGGATTTCTTAACAAGCTAA
- a CDS encoding pyridoxal phosphate-dependent aminotransferase, whose amino-acid sequence MKNYSFNNRINRMNTNSVKWDGMERLFGKKDLLPFWVADMDFAAPEKVVNEITKRVEHGVFGYTTPTESTNESIRSWVQKRHQWSIETDWITYSPGIVFAISMAIQAYTQKGDSILIQPPVYTPFFEMVKVNERKLIESPLLLKGDCYSIDFSALEKQLASGVKMFILCSPHNPVGRVWTRGELEKIADLCKKYDVLILSDEIHSDLVYTPSVHIPISSLNEDTKNRTITCIAPSKTFNVPGLQASAIIIPNNELREKYQQQQHKQGFFALNTFGTIGLEAAYTHGESWLEELLAYLKENIDFTRSFIKENLPALKLINPEGTYLLWIDCRTLNIPDEDLHNLLLTKGKIAVESGMKYGEAEGKGFIRLNIACPREQLKEGLKKLQVALS is encoded by the coding sequence ATGAAGAACTATTCCTTTAACAATAGAATTAACCGCATGAACACTAACTCCGTAAAGTGGGACGGGATGGAACGTCTCTTTGGTAAAAAAGATCTATTACCATTTTGGGTAGCTGATATGGATTTTGCAGCTCCAGAAAAAGTGGTTAACGAAATCACTAAGCGTGTAGAGCACGGCGTTTTTGGATATACAACGCCAACTGAATCAACAAATGAATCTATTCGTTCTTGGGTCCAAAAGCGCCATCAGTGGAGCATTGAAACAGATTGGATTACATACAGTCCAGGAATTGTCTTTGCTATTAGTATGGCTATACAGGCTTATACACAAAAAGGAGATTCAATTTTGATTCAACCGCCCGTATACACACCTTTCTTTGAAATGGTGAAAGTAAACGAACGTAAATTGATAGAAAGTCCTCTGCTCTTAAAGGGAGATTGCTACTCAATTGATTTTTCAGCTCTTGAAAAGCAGCTTGCTTCTGGAGTGAAAATGTTTATTTTGTGCAGTCCCCATAACCCTGTAGGTCGGGTATGGACTCGTGGTGAACTAGAGAAGATTGCTGATCTTTGCAAAAAGTATGATGTATTAATTTTATCTGATGAGATTCATTCGGACTTAGTGTATACACCGTCTGTTCATATTCCAATTAGCTCTCTTAATGAAGATACTAAAAATCGTACTATTACGTGCATAGCACCAAGCAAAACATTCAATGTTCCTGGCTTACAAGCTTCAGCTATTATTATTCCAAATAATGAATTACGTGAAAAATATCAACAGCAGCAGCATAAACAAGGCTTTTTCGCATTAAATACATTCGGTACGATTGGTCTAGAGGCTGCCTATACACATGGAGAAAGTTGGCTAGAAGAACTCTTAGCATATTTAAAAGAGAACATTGACTTTACTAGAAGCTTTATTAAAGAAAATCTACCTGCGCTCAAGTTAATTAACCCTGAAGGTACTTACTTATTATGGATTGATTGTCGAACATTAAATATACCTGATGAAGACCTGCACAATCTATTATTAACGAAAGGGAAAATTGCTGTTGAAAGCGGTATGAAATACGGTGAAGCTGAAGGGAAAGGCTTTATTCGGTTAAATATTGCTTGTCCTCGAGAACAACTAAAAGAAGGCTTAAAGAAACTACAGGTTGCTCTATCTTAA
- a CDS encoding superoxide dismutase family protein encodes MKKLLLIGCIPLVMLVGCGEKDISNKEVKVYNADGDSLGNIKLKEVSDGVEITYKLKGLPPGEHGVHIHEKGVCKAPAFKTAGNHLNPDDKKHGLLHPDGPEAGDLKNIIVKDDGTFDGTDMAPEVTLKEGKGSLIKTMDGSSIIITENKDDGMSQPSGDSGTRIACGVIAKKQEK; translated from the coding sequence ATGAAGAAGTTACTACTAATTGGCTGCATACCATTAGTAATGTTAGTGGGGTGTGGTGAAAAAGACATTTCGAATAAAGAAGTAAAAGTATATAACGCTGATGGAGATAGCTTAGGTAACATAAAGTTAAAAGAGGTATCTGACGGCGTAGAGATTACGTATAAATTAAAAGGATTACCTCCTGGTGAACACGGTGTACATATACATGAAAAAGGCGTGTGCAAAGCCCCTGCGTTTAAGACAGCAGGTAATCATTTAAATCCAGACGATAAAAAGCATGGATTACTTCATCCAGATGGTCCAGAGGCAGGTGACTTAAAGAACATTATCGTAAAAGATGATGGAACTTTTGATGGGACAGATATGGCGCCTGAAGTCACTTTAAAAGAGGGAAAAGGTTCCTTAATTAAAACGATGGACGGCTCTTCAATCATTATTACGGAGAACAAAGATGATGGTATGTCTCAACCATCTGGAGATTCTGGTACGCGAATTGCTTGCGGTGTCATTGCTAAGAAACAAGAAAAATAA
- a CDS encoding kinase-associated lipoprotein B produces MNMSLEIGDSVTALYKTGKYIGEITQVRDQHYVVRVKAVIKHPQQGDLHNPQQVDVPFFHERRALAFNEQANIPKPMVKAYTSEIPPYRDSLKTALTSLINELSLKDNPYATRSIECLEQLQKDYAL; encoded by the coding sequence ATAAATATGAGTTTAGAAATCGGTGATTCCGTAACTGCTTTATACAAGACTGGAAAATACATTGGGGAAATTACACAAGTACGTGACCAGCACTACGTAGTGCGAGTAAAAGCTGTTATCAAACATCCTCAACAAGGAGATTTACATAACCCTCAACAAGTAGATGTTCCATTCTTTCATGAACGTCGTGCACTAGCCTTTAACGAGCAAGCTAATATTCCCAAACCAATGGTTAAAGCATATACAAGTGAAATTCCACCATACAGAGATTCATTAAAGACTGCTTTAACATCACTGATAAATGAGCTCTCTTTAAAAGATAATCCTTACGCAACACGAAGCATTGAATGCCTCGAACAACTTCAAAAGGATTATGCACTTTAA
- the kapD gene encoding 3'-5' exonuclease KapD, whose protein sequence is MNNYEQYVFIDFEFTMPEYKGYPKGFFPEIIEVGLVAVRNQEIQDRFSSYVKPTSFPKLTDRCKSFLHIQQKQVDDGITFEQLIQQLAQYENSTIITWGNMDMKVLKQNCQKQSLKFPLKGKEVDLSMEYKRFFGDQNQTGLWKAVQEYGKEGTGKHHCALDDAMTTFNIFKLVEKDKRYLQKPEPTTIGDRVDFSKLLNKFAL, encoded by the coding sequence ATGAACAATTATGAACAATATGTCTTTATTGACTTTGAATTTACAATGCCCGAATACAAAGGGTATCCCAAAGGCTTTTTTCCTGAAATTATTGAAGTAGGGTTAGTTGCTGTAAGAAACCAAGAAATACAAGACCGCTTTTCTTCATATGTTAAACCCACTAGTTTTCCAAAGTTAACGGATCGCTGTAAAAGCTTTCTTCACATTCAGCAAAAACAAGTAGATGATGGAATTACATTTGAACAATTAATTCAGCAGCTAGCTCAGTATGAAAACAGTACAATTATCACTTGGGGAAATATGGATATGAAAGTACTCAAGCAAAACTGTCAAAAGCAAAGTTTGAAATTTCCTTTAAAAGGAAAAGAAGTAGATTTATCTATGGAATATAAGCGTTTCTTTGGCGACCAAAACCAAACAGGTTTATGGAAAGCTGTTCAGGAATATGGAAAAGAAGGAACAGGTAAGCATCACTGTGCGCTTGATGATGCTATGACTACTTTTAATATTTTTAAGTTAGTAGAAAAAGACAAACGTTATTTACAAAAGCCTGAACCTACTACAATTGGCGATCGGGTCGACTTCTCAAAGCTGTTAAACAAATTTGCATTATAA
- a CDS encoding hotdog fold thioesterase: MNTDNTLLSTLGIEIIYASKDQVEATMPVDERTKQPFGLLHGGASVALAETVASLGGFLSIDQEKEICVGLEINANHIKGKRDGLVTAIGRPIHKGKKTAIWEVKITDEKNELICISRCTLAILPKK; this comes from the coding sequence ATGAATACCGATAATACGTTATTAAGTACACTAGGCATTGAAATAATTTATGCTAGCAAAGATCAAGTAGAGGCGACAATGCCAGTAGATGAACGAACAAAGCAACCTTTTGGTTTACTACATGGTGGTGCATCGGTTGCATTAGCAGAGACAGTTGCGAGCTTGGGAGGGTTTCTAAGTATAGATCAAGAGAAGGAAATATGCGTGGGCTTAGAAATTAATGCAAATCATATTAAAGGAAAAAGAGATGGGCTAGTGACTGCTATTGGTAGACCTATACATAAAGGAAAAAAAACAGCTATCTGGGAAGTTAAGATTACGGACGAGAAAAATGAACTCATTTGTATTTCTCGCTGTACGTTAGCAATACTGCCCAAAAAATAG
- a CDS encoding HD domain-containing protein: MRHVTLLDIFTHPIAKKYLTRSGVAHAVSVAYHAFRLSTQYNVNPDLATKAALLHDIGHYEWYTNGQWDYEKYKKNDIHAIKGAERAHKLLIRLGEEPQAAKEIALAILLHTDSYLPEGTIHQRPLQKVVKLADEADEEPGGKHHYRQMDYALAVKKIEELDQNVERILGSEQFKQLG; the protein is encoded by the coding sequence ATGAGACATGTTACTTTGCTAGACATCTTCACACACCCAATTGCTAAAAAATATTTAACAAGATCTGGAGTTGCTCACGCAGTTTCTGTGGCGTATCATGCTTTTCGTTTATCCACTCAGTACAACGTCAATCCAGATTTAGCAACTAAAGCGGCCCTACTTCACGATATTGGTCACTATGAATGGTATACAAATGGTCAGTGGGACTATGAAAAATATAAAAAGAATGATATTCATGCAATTAAGGGAGCTGAGCGCGCCCACAAGTTATTAATACGCCTTGGAGAAGAACCTCAAGCAGCAAAAGAAATTGCTTTAGCTATTTTACTTCACACTGATTCTTACTTACCAGAAGGAACCATTCATCAACGTCCTCTACAGAAAGTGGTCAAATTGGCAGATGAAGCGGATGAAGAACCCGGTGGAAAGCATCACTATCGTCAAATGGATTATGCTTTAGCTGTTAAAAAAATTGAAGAGCTTGATCAGAATGTGGAACGAATTCTTGGGTCAGAACAATTTAAGCAACTAGGTTAA